The genomic window TTATTTTATATAAGTAGCAAAGATCatagtctgatttttttcttttcttctgtcaTAGTTTAATTAGTTAGTTTAATTAATTTCCCTCTTTCACAGTGTGTGACACAGTGCACTGGCATTCTGATACCATTGAAATCCATTCCACGGCTTACAGTTTACAGTATTCCTCGCCCATTGAGTGACGTGGCGAGCACCAATCACCAGCGCCAACGACACAGCCGGGGGCAGAGGCAGTTCAGGAAGTGTCCAAGATCTTATGGCCGAAGTTTACAGTGAAATTAAGTTCCGTCGCCGTATGGTATCTTCTACAGATTCACGAGTCTTGTCGATTAAAAAGTTGTCGTTATTGTTTCCGCTTTTGCCACAGTCATTTGCTTTATGCATTCGCGTTTTCCTTTTGTCCTAGATGTCCATTGCCATGTTGTCATTGCCTTAGTGTTtgacttgtgttttttttgtgcctCGTATAGGGTCGCTCCTTCGACCCTGCTCTCTTGATTTATTGTTGTTAACGTTGCCATTTAACCGCTTTGTGAATCCAAATGGAGCGTTGGATAATTTAGTTTCCGCCTGGCGATTCAGCAACGTTAGGCGTAAGGTTAGGCTACGTCTAGTAGTTATCATTAAAATCACTCCCAACCTCTCCTATCTTTGTTTCATTCGGGCACTACGCTCACCCGCATCGTGGGTGTGGATTGTttgcctctccttctctctatttgTCTCTTTCTCGTTCTTTGTTTAGGCCTGCGTAGCCTACAACACTTTCAGACCCagaacacagagacaaacagactTACGGAAGTAAACACGCTCAAGGGCAGGGAGGAGTGATGTCAGACCGTGTTCATGGAAAACGAGAATGAGTGTGGAAGCGAAACGGATACTGACGAGAATATCCAGATGTTTGGATGACACAGATATGACCTGTCAACTGGACAGGTAGGCTACAAGACACCAGGAACTGGCTGCAACATATGCTAGCCTGTCAACACGGTAAATTTGCTGTTTTTTGCACATAGCACACTTTCCGGTCTGAGGCAAAGTAAAAAAATACCCAAAATATCCTAAAATCTGCTGAGAGTTGTTGTTACTACCATTGTTGCATACTAtattctgtgttgtgttgccttGGTCACAACGTGTCTGTGTTGTGATGGAACATAGAATGTAAATGATGTTCTATCTATTCGACACATTGTATGAAAGCGTAGCAGCGCCGTAGCCTAATCGACATCTGctacaaacattttttttcgcTTGAACTTTAAATTAGTCTGATGGAAGCCTATATATTTGTATCTTTATTAAGTTGCAAGTGACCCGCCATCTAGCAGTCTCATCTTGAAGACAAGTCAAGCCTACTGTCAGACTTGTAACCTATCCTATGTTATTGATTGCTTGATTAATTGATTGCTTCAAATTGTCATTGTGGTATGTAAACTTAAAAGACATAATACAGTACATAGTAAAGTTTAAGATGCATTGTTGTTCATACAGCAAATCTTTAGAAATAGCTTAGATCTTTAGAATAGCCAAGATTATGAAGGGCATGTGATTACTGATAGGTCGCTCATGGGTCGTTGAAGTCACTAAGATCACTATTCTGTGTGGATTACTCTGTCTCATCACACACCCTGGTgaccctaaaacacacacacactctcactctctctggtgCCGCGTcatctctctgagtgtgtgtgtgtatgtgtgtgtctctctggccTTTGGTCTCTCTCAGGTGATTGGGGGGCAGCATGTTGGCGTCTCCCGGGAGTGTCGCGGCGGTTGCTGAGGCGATAGCGGTGGCGGAGGAGGTGGCTGGGGGCGGCGATGGCGTGGAGGAGATGGACACCTCGGAGCCCAACTGGGCCTGGTTCTACCTGGCAGAGTGTGGCCACTGGCACATGTTTGGCGTGAGTGgaggtttttgtttgtttgtgtgtttgtttgtgtgtttgtttggttggtTTTGATGAATTTACCAGGaagaataaagtatctatttatctactgtatctatctgtatctatctgtctgtgtcccGTTACATGTCTGCTGTTGacacagtttttgcagtgtattacTGCCTCATTTTCTGTGCCAATCGGACCTGTTGGTGTGTCTGCCTTTGAAGACCATATGACTCTGATCACGTGTGTTGTCACCTGTAGACTGATCCGTTTGCGGCGGCGTCTGTGAACAGCTACGTGATCGAACAGAGTTACAACCGGAATCGCCATGGCTGTGTGGAgttccacactcacaaatacgCCTACAGAATAGATTTTAAAGGTTTGGATCTGTGGTCTAAAATTTCTTACTTACAGAATATATTTCACAGGTTTGGAGATACCATAAGACTGTACTATAGGGCgaggatcacatcagccagtGGCAGCGGAAAATGTAACGCAACGCTCTCAGACCATAATACGTTTTATCTctttcctaagcaacacaaacggtttgtgaATTGAATACggtcgcgttgcgctttgaaagttgaaccaagttcaacgctcagcttgctcaacgctagcgttacgccagcgttgccaccgttccactgctgaaccatagagaacaataggaaacctgccgcttgccgctggctaatgtgaacCCCGCCTAAGACTGTACTATAAGGGGTAAGGATATTACAGAGGTATTACAGAGGTATTACTGAACATCATAGACTTGAACTACTATAGAAATGTTGTAGTATTGCTATAGGTTTTGCACTAGGGGGCAGTGTctctagtgatgggcaaatgaagctttggtgaaccactgaaagACGATGTGAAGCTAGCGacactaatgaaaaaaaaatccaatatggtcaCCACAtttagatttttcaacataaaagtcctttcCCAAATCAGTATATGCAACCAAAAATACTGGTTTACTTAAGGacttatgttgaaaaatgtatgtgtggcggccatctttttttttcagctagtgtcactagcttcacactgcagtggttcagtggttcacaaaagcttcatttgcccatcactagtgTCACAAGGTCGGTTGGTTCGCCGCTCATGGGCCTTGAACCgccaccttgacacacacacacacacacacaggcatggaagacgaacgctctaaccactgagctaaaagcccaggcttccaactcagcggttagaagcgttcttaaggttagcacgctagctcagtctGCCTCCGTTACACTAGCTGTCTCCTTTGTTTCCTCTGATACACAGACATGAAGCAGACCAACCTGTCCACGGGGAAGCAGCGCGCTGTCAAGAGGGCCCTGCAGTCTGTGACGAGCTTCAGGTGACGACGACCGCTGCCACTACTACTGCTAATGCCAGCACCACTGCCACAGATTGCAatgccagagcccgtctacggacagCCTGTTCACTTCCTATTACAGTCTTTCTCTGTTGCTACACTAAAACACTAAACACTAAAACCCATTGGCTGAAGAAAGTTCTcagttgctaaaacactaaaatcCATTGGCTGagttgctaaaacactaaaacccattggctgaagaatggtacatggtaaaacacaatttgcagaaCTCACTTTTTTAGCAAAACTTTGAACGCATTCTCATTTCCAAAACACATTCTGCACTCTAATGCACATCCATACTGGTACACGCAAGTGGCAAAAATGAAATAGAAATAGACATACACATGTCATTGATTAAACACAACCACTCAAAATTGATtacacttgtttcaaatgatgtgacaaAACCAATATAAGCCAGTTCAGAGagcaagtataagtatatatactcttttgatcccgtgagggaaatttggtctctgcatttatcccaatccgtgaattagtgaaacacacacacagtgaggtgaagcacacacactaacatgtgTAAAAATTTTGTAAATAGTGCTTGAAGCTGAGGTTTTGTGTTTAATGCTTTAAGAAAACGGAGCAGAAGTTTCAgaaattgtgttttagcaatcGAGAAACTGTAAGACCCTAGTACCGAATTTGGTTGCAGTttcaccagagttccactgggggtgatcgtGGGCGAGTGCAaaatgaatgggggtctatggagctagacggctaaatttaaAGTttatctctttcacctgattgtcgttgaaaaatcacagattttattgtagttccTGCAATTTCAATATCGATTGAATGAatgagtacttatgtcctttcaatttcttacaggttgggtcatgGTTGCCCATAACATGCTAGCATTCGTCTAATGAATGATGTCATTGACATTttttaaaggctttttagaacaaatgagcgaccccccccccccccctttcgaatgcaacatacaaatggacaaaaatactAAACATAAAATGATATCCTGAGAAAAAGTGTATTTTGAGGGGtgcagctccatagacctccattcattctgcactcgcctGTGAGCGCCCTCACGAGGAACTGCAACTAGTTCAGAAACCTTCAGAAGTTTTCAGAGAGTgaaagttctccccttattagacattctttGGAACTACTGTTGCTACAACTGCTAGTGTTAGTACCACTGCTTCAGATAATATTACTGTTACTACACCTGCTAATGTTAGTACCACTGCTTCAGATAATATTACTGTTGCTACAACTGCTGTTTtttctttgggcttcattcaggtCCATCTGTGATGCCCCTGCAGTACCTGTACCCAGCCACTGGGAGGCAGTAAACTCAACTGAGCCGTACCAGGTACATTTAACtgtaattgattgattgattttgcAATCACCTCCCATTACACATGTGCATTGCCATAACATTTAGATTTAACTGAAGCTTTTAGCCAAAAGGACTGAcataaagcttttttttaccagTATTGTACTAACATAGGGAATGTTTTGAATGCAGCCTTTTGAGAACAGAGCTACATGTTCACATATGTCACACACCattaaaaaaactttttttaaacCATCACATACTGACCCAGATGTGACCGTTGGTGTTGATCTCCGCGTCATCACCACCAGACATGCACCTTTATATTGTCTGACTCGTCTCGTCTTGACTCACTGTCTATTTGGGACTTGGTTTAGGCTTTGGAAAAGGTGGCATGGAACTGGGACCAGTAGAAGATCAATTCTTAACACTTAAAAACACTTAAACCCAATTCTAATCCTAAATCTAACAATATTGTTATGTTCTctgtatgtatacagtatatattgaaCGATAAAAAAAACGTCGCCACTGACAGGTTGTTGTAGGAGTCAACTGTTGACCCAGGCCGGGTACCAGACGTGAAAAGTCTTGAAAGTCTTCCGTCCTCCTGTTTCCCTTCATGGTCTAATCACTTCACGGCTCTGCGCATTATGGGTGTGAGTCTGAGGGGTATTTTGCCGCCAGTGCATACGCACACTGTGGCCAGAGCGTTAATTAATAGTTAATTAAtaaaggatagatagatagatacaatagatagatagatacgatagatagatagatagatcagaatttaacactggttgcatgtgattggtttattcaaCTTCACTTCACCGGAGAGGTATCGTCCATTTCAGAGTCCCCACCTTGACGTAGCTTCCCACTACCTATATTGCTACCAAACTAGGGCCCAGCGTATTTAATGGAGAACTAGGGGCCCAGTGTATTTAATGGTGCGCTAGGGGTCCGAACTTGGGCCCAGCGTATTTAATGGTGAACTAGGGTGACCTAGGGGCCCAGCTTATTTAACTAGGGACCAGCGTATTTAATGGTGAACTAGGGCCCAGCGTATTTAATGGTGAACTAGGGGCCCAGCGTATTTAATGGTGAACTTGGGCCCAGCGTATTTAATGGTGAACTAGGGGCCCAGCGTATTTAATGGTGAACTAGGGGCCCAGCGTATTTAATGCTGAACTTGGGCCCAGCGTATTTAACTAGGGGCCAGCGTATTTAATGGTGAACTAGGGGCCCAGCGTATTTAATGGTGAATTAGGGGCCAGCGTATTTAATGGTGAACTAGGGGCCAGTGTATTTAATGGTGAATCGTAAACCAGGAACATGTCGTCATTGGCAGATTCACTCCATCACAGCAGCTACCGTTGATCGTTTCTTTGTTTGTGAAAATCCTTCTTCTTGGTGatggtttttttgtttttgtttgtttttccagcTCATCCCTCTCAGCCAGGACAGCCACGAGTTTAAGGAGGTTAAAGAGCTTTATGAGAGAACGATGAGCAACACCATCCGCTCCATCCACCGCATACAGAACAGCGACCTGTGGGAGTTCTTTTGCAGGTTGGACATAGACTCTTACCACCTTAGTAAAACACTGGTATCAGATTGATGCTTTTTCTGCTGGTTGGACAGACTCTtacccagtggtgtagtctatgtgatacgcaggactacgcagtatgCCCACttcaaaagcatcaccatctcaatatacccacttaaaataggcaaggataggtattaacatttggggttgatctcagtatacccactacaactaactagactacatcacagtatacctactacagctaactagactgcaccacagtatatccactacagctaactagactacaccacagtatacccactacagctagctAGACTTCacctcagtatacccactacagctagctAGACTACattacagtatacccactacagctaactagactacattacagtatacccactacagctaactagactacatctcagtatacccactacagctaacatcacagtatacccactacagctagctAGACTACacctcagtatacccactacagctaactagactacatctcAGTaaacccactacagctaactagactacaccacagtgtacccactacagctaactagactacaccacagtgtacccactacagctaactaggcTACACCACTGCTCTTACCACATCTAAGTAAAACACTGGTATCAGATTGAAACTTCTTCTGCAGGATGGACAGACTTAAgacctgggttttcccatgctgccttacgcgcgcaattttattcacgctgctagacagcctggattctatggacttcgttttcacctcaacgaaggaaccaatcacagcacggaggggggacagcaagacgatgacgacacaccgaagccattatgagctacgtacagatgcatttgatagacattcgtagcgcccaataaatggCTCTGGGCaatcgtaaaccacgtttcaaatacgagaaaatgaatgtgtagttcccagaccccatctcaatgagatggggtttaacgttagccaggctataaAACACTGGTATCGGGTGTGTCTTTTTCTATGTATGTTTTTGCTGGTTTATGTTTGAACGTCTATGGAAAACAAATAAgaacaaaagtaaaaaaaaaaaaaaaaaaacccactggTATTGGATCGATAGTCGAGACTGATTCAGGGCTGAAAAAGTTGGATTGGTGCATCTCTAATAGTTATTACGCATCGTATTACGTATCAGTACTGGTTTCTGGTCTGGTCCGGTAGTTTGACCGCTTCATTAAAGTAACACAATGTGGGAATTCCGCATCTCACCACTTTACTACATACTGTATACCTGTTTAGCGGACAGGGACTCACCACTTTACTACATACTGTATACCTGTTTAGCGGACAGGGAGAACCCAGTCCCAACACCAGACATGCATCTTCATAAGCTCTTGATTTTATCCTTTGAAGGTGTTGGAACGACATTGTGCCCTATTGCTCTAATAAGGTAAAAGAGCTACATTGAGTGACTTTAAGGTAAAAGAGCtgtattgtgttgctttaatgtaAGAGAGCTATATTGTGGTACTTTATGGTAAAagagctgtgttgtgttgcattaAAGGAACAAAAtacagagttagataagatgatgCATACCCTTTttcgtctctgtgtgtgcagtaactcacccaccgttagcctagcttagcatagctcATTGAAGTGGGCAGAACCAAATAGCCGTTAGCTCCCAAAAGTGACAGGAGAACTCTGACGTTGTTCCACAGGAAGCGGGAGCAGCTGCGGAGGATAAAGAGCGGCGCGGAGGTGCAGGAGAGGATGCTGTTCCACGGGACGTCCGCCCGCAACGTCCAGGCCATCTGCATGTTCAACTTCGACTGGCGGCTCGCCGGGAGTCACGGACACGTCTACGGCAAAGGTACGTACGTACGGcacctgagagagagcgagagtagaGTAGACATCTTGCCGCCCCCCCaccgaacacacacaaacacactttccgTCACCCCATTATTAGTAGTTTTaaacaaaaattaaaaaaaactccaCATTGGACTTGCAGTTTCAGTTACAGTGCTATACCTCTTAAAGATGAAGTGTTATGTAAGATGCCGTTTCAGTTACAGTGCTATACCTCTTAAAGATGAAGTGTTATGCAAGATGCAATTCACACATTGTCCAGATAAgggttgtgtgtttttgagtaGAACAAcacaacacgttacatttatgTATCTGCTTCTCATGGTACCCAAAGCactttacagtgaagggggCTTCTAAAACATTAACCAACCTGTGTGATGCACGGCAACCATTTTGTACCAGAACACTCACCATGCACGTaatgtgtgtgaggtggagAGTTCGGCGATGATTAGGTGGCCAGGTTAGGAATTTAGCCAAGACTCCGGGGAACCCCTTACTCTTTATTACAGTATATATGCCAGGGGATCTTTCATGATCTCAGTGAGGTCAGGTAAGGCGATCATACTGGAAATAACGAAGCGGCAGCGCTAAGCgtaacgctcagaccataataagttatACTGTATCTCATTCCTAAGTAACACAAATGGTTTGCCTAAACTGACAATAGGATACTCTCGAGTTGCACTTTGAAAGTTAAACCAAATTCatcgctcagcttgttcaacgctcttacacacacacacacacacacacacacacaaaaaaacaggttTGTACTTTGCCAGAGACGCCAGGTATTCCAGAAAGTTCTGCGAGGCCTAGATTAATGTGATCGACtaacaatttctctctctctctctcacacacacacacacaaacaggttcTTCCTTTGCCAGAGACGCCAGGTAGTCCAAGTCCAGGTATTCCAAGTTCTGCTAGGCCTAGACTAATGTGATCGACTAacaatttctttctctctctctctctctcacacacacacacaaacaggttcaTACTTTGCCAGAGACGCCAAGTATTCCAGCAAGTTCTGCGAGGTCTCCCAGACGCACCTCCTCAGCCTCCAGACGCACGGCCTGCTGACCGGTCCCCAGTCGGCTTCGGCGGTGGCGGCAACCACACCCTACCGGTGCATGTTCCTGGCCCGCGTTCTGGTCGGCGAGTACGCGGTGGGCACGAGCGTGCTCTGCCGCCCGCCCTCCAAGGATGGCACGCTGACCAATGTCTACGACAGCTGCGTAGACGACGCCGGCCAGCCGAAGATCTTCGTCGTGTTCGACAGCAACCAGGTGTACCCCGAGTACCTCATCGAGTTTCACTGAGACGCGACTCgaattcacatgcacacacgacCGTGCCTGTGACTGAGACCACGAGATTCCGCAGAGGACAGTACTACTCTCCTCCACTGGACGAGGACGATCTGCGTTATATAGACTATTGTATTTTGGACCTTCTTGGATAATTTATTAAAAAGAGATATGGTAAATAGGCTATAAATGTGTTTGGTTTTTTCTTAGCTGTAAACAAAATGATGACTGTACTTTGACAAAACCCATTCAGAAGCTGGTGTTGAAATACTGTTTTTTATTgtaatgaaattgaaaaaataaaaaataaatcattatTTTAGGGGTTGGAAATGGCTCAACAACACaccgtctgctaaattaattcaCATCCCCACTgacatgattaaaaaaaaatcataataataattgataTTGCATTCTGCCATAAATCCCCAGATTGTTTCCCAGAATTCCCAGATTGTGTGTATGAGGCGCATTTGCGACTGCCTCAAGCCAATTGTGCCGTGCCGTAGACTCATCTCACCTTGCTGGGTGTTGTGAAATAGGCCTGGTTTGTTTTTTGACCAGTGTGAGAGATCCCCTTCTTATAGCACAAGGAATCGTATATATCTGAAACGTATATCTGAAACTGGAACACATTTATTGTACTGATAGGTCAGTGGTTCAAGCTGAGGACAGTGGTCCAGGGTGGAATTCCCGATATGGAAATATTGGcttgatggtcttttgggccccaaccgtcgacttcaaggcagtgctgccaCCGTTGGCTTCAAGGCAcccaatcctaaccctaaccctggcCTAACCTTGAGGTCGACGGTGGGGCCCCACAAGACCATATAACGAAATATTGCATATACATCAAAAATATGCTTAGATTCttctaagccagtggttctcaaactttttctttcattccccactttgatcaaggggacattctcgagccccatctgtccctcatcgctctaagaaagtggtaggtcaagcttaaaattgtcaaatttattgaaataatgacaagttctaaatatatccttttcaacagagttaaaatcagctggtgctgcagatataataataaataaatacataacacacatatttctgttttccagcaacatattaggaagcataggccattttacagcattgtacaatatattcaatgaaataccaacatgctgcattaaatggatccataatccagtcatactgagcactgctggttgggaaatatttttgaaataaactttgcagggatgtgatgtaggcctactgtttaatacatgggatcacaagagtggctcccaatcagacgtttcagcgatttcgctcagaaatctcaaaggcataatactgtcgcgatcgaggcgcctgtcccatagcctactcaagtttttttggcgaatgcagtaatcttatttgctaggtgaggtaggtgcttgtctttgccttgtaactggacatttaactcaaatctatcgctaagatatatcaaatatatcgctaagataggccagcttcgtcaagaaatgttcattagtgatcgaacgtgcttgcagattcaaacatgcgctcttcctccaagaagaggcgactcggagctcaaacacgcgcgacagcactttacctcgggaaagccaccttgcctcgctgtgaaacagtacagccttttggtcagataccatcgcaaagtgcggagaatagacgcgcttttaagggccgggttttgatgaaattcaccactctcacaacaacgttcaaaatctcatgtaggtcgggactaactaagctgcctttacgagcgcttccctgtgaataacacagtgtgTCCATTgggcatcgggtgctacctgggcccaggctacagataaaaaaataaaaataaaaaaaactcctgtttttcacgtcagttcgcgccccacctggcatgtctccgcgacccatagtgggtcgcgacccacagtttgagaaacgctgttcTAAGCTGACATTTACCCATAAAATTGCTGATGTCTTGACCAGGACTCCATGGCAGGAGAGCCATTGTCTCAATAGGACCTTCCTGGTAAAATAAAAGGTTAAATAAACCCATGAAATCACTTGTTGATTATGGTTGTTAGAATCACTTGTTGATGTTGAATCAGCATGACCACTTCAGTAgatatgtacacatgcatgcacatgcacacccacaagcacatgcacgcacgcacacacacacacacacacctaaacacgcacgcatgcacacaattcaagaatttctcagaattatgaacaggcaagatgggggtggggttgtataaaatgtattttacatgtgaaatctatgaattaattatgttttggtacttgttgtctagcagataccagtgagaattgagtgtgcataatgcaattcagtgagacagttagaatcatatatgcctttcaccttttgtttttagccagcagccagaccagcagataccctgactttgctgaattactgaagctaagcaggaacaaagtaggaaatgaacacaatttgacaagggtgacttatttttgtggaaaaaatgtgccggACTGGGCGTCTAGTTTACATCTATAATGTGTGAAACCAACATCCCCAAGAGGCCAAAAAAGATATTACATGTTTTATGCACAGCAGGGATGGGCGGAaattagggttgggcaccgaaacacggttctaatatggcgcCGGTGCCGacacaaacggtagtaactgcatcgaataacaacgtggatttcggtgcttaaatagcgtttttttttattattattttttttttatatatatatatatatacgaggcatcactgcatgtcatgcgccatctctaacgtcttgctctgatagcaacagcatccagatacagttagctaacatatgataaacactggatgtataaaccagaggggtgcaccacatgagtgtacagtgtttgacagcttgcgt from Alosa sapidissima isolate fAloSap1 chromosome 9, fAloSap1.pri, whole genome shotgun sequence includes these protein-coding regions:
- the LOC121719538 gene encoding protein mono-ADP-ribosyltransferase PARP11 produces the protein MLASPGSVAAVAEAIAVAEEVAGGGDGVEEMDTSEPNWAWFYLAECGHWHMFGTDPFAAASVNSYVIEQSYNRNRHGCVEFHTHKYAYRIDFKDMKQTNLSTGKQRAVKRALQSVTSFRSICDAPAVPVPSHWEAVNSTEPYQLIPLSQDSHEFKEVKELYERTMSNTIRSIHRIQNSDLWEFFCRKREQLRRIKSGAEVQERMLFHGTSARNVQAICMFNFDWRLAGSHGHVYGKGSYFARDAKYSSKFCEVSQTHLLSLQTHGLLTGPQSASAVAATTPYRCMFLARVLVGEYAVGTSVLCRPPSKDGTLTNVYDSCVDDAGQPKIFVVFDSNQVYPEYLIEFH